Proteins found in one Channa argus isolate prfri chromosome 7, Channa argus male v1.0, whole genome shotgun sequence genomic segment:
- the elovl4a gene encoding elongation of very long chain fatty acids protein 4a — protein MEIVTHLINDTIELYKWTLTIADKRVEKWPLMDNPLPTLAISTLYLLFLWLGPKYMKNREPFQLRKTLIVYNFSMVLLNAFIFKELFVSTRSAGYSYICQPVNYADDPNEIRVAGALWWYFISKGIEYLDTVFFILRKKFNQVTFLHVYHHCTMFTLWWIGIKWVAGGQSFFGAHMNALVHVLMYLYYGLASCGPKIQKYLWWKKYLTIIQMIQFHFTIGHTALSLYVNCDFPHWMHYSLICYAITFIILFANFYYQTYRRQQPRRDASSSSSKAGRALSNGTFNGLSKAVSGAVVTGSKEENPQENSGRRKRKGRAKRD, from the exons ATGGAGATTGTCACACATTTAATTAATGACACCATAGAACTGTACAAATGGACCCTAACTATTGCAG ACAAGCGCGTGGAGAAATGGCCTCTGATGGACAACCCCTTGCCCACATTGGCCATCAGCACTTTGTACCTGCTGTTCCTCTGGCTGGGTCCAAAATACATGAAGAACAGAGAACCCTTCCAGCTCCGCAAAACCCTCATTGTCTACAACTTTAGCATGGTCCTCCTCAACGCCTTCATCTTTAAAGAG ttgtttgtGTCAACGCGGTCAGCAGGCTACAGTTACATTTGCCAACCGGTTAACTATGCAGATGACCCAAATGAAATCCGG GTGGCTGGAGCTCTGTGGTGGTATTTCATCTCTAAAGGCATTGAGTACTTGGACACAGTTTTTTTCATCCTGAGGAAAAAATTCAATCAAGTTACCTTCCTGCATGTCTATCACCACTGCACCATGTTCACGCTCTGGTGGATCGGTATCAAATGGGTGGCGGGAGGACAGT cattttttggAGCACACATGAATGCATTGGTCCATGTCTTGATGTATCTGTATTATGGCCTGGCTTCCTGTGGACCTAAGATCCAAAAGTACctgtggtggaagaagtatttGACAATCATCCAGATG atTCAGTTCCACTTCACCATCGGCCACACAGCTTTGTCGCTCTACGTAAACTGTGATTTCCCTCACTGGATGCACTACTCCCTCATCTGCTATGCTATCACCTTCATCATCCTGTTCGCCAACTTCTACTACCAGACGTATCGCCGCCAGCAGCCCAGGCGCGATGCCTCGTCCTCCTCTTCCAAAGCAGGCAGGGCACTGTCTAACGGAACCTTTAACGGGCTCAGCAAGGCTGTTAGTGGAGCAGTGGTGACGGGGAGCAAAGAGGAGAATCCCCAGGAGAACTctgggaggagaaagaggaaagggaGAGCGAAAAGAGACTAG
- the LOC137130961 gene encoding kelch-like protein 38 isoform X1, translating to MTVVALLFSFIMDRPAVEDFLYKDKEQSSNLLLQLNRLRQERILTDVLLCSDNIQIPCHRNVLVCSSPYFRAMFCNNFIERQQTKINLKGITSAILSGIIDYVYTGVISISMEIVLPLMQAASMLQYGRLFEACSSFLQGQLNPDNCLSMIRLSEIMNCNTLRDKAKEIAMKSFSDVSASEDLCELSLPELMGYLEDDRLCAEEEQVFETLVAWIHHDPLSRRGAISDLFKKVRLRYIHPTYLFQFIANDPLIQSSTLCTELIECVRRLMFSVSIKCNDNTAVDFKPLWIAPRRYTCHDTLVVVGGRKNNEQTSREALVFDDSSQKWQWLAKLPIRLYKASYVALHSVLYVIGGLTTNTKYRQISTTVYTLSLKTNQWRTAEPMLEPRFGHQSVTYLHFIFVLGGLVPDKRVTDSVERYNSMFNQWETMAPMPEAVLHPAVAATNQRIYVFGGEDTMHSPVRLIQVYHITRNMWSKIENRTVKNVSAPAATVDDKIYIIGGYTRRVIAYDTKANRFVKCANLKERRMHHSATVLNNKLYITGGRYINGHDVIEDSDNFECYDPETDSWTSKGPLPYKLFDHGSLTMTCVSQTWMKS from the exons ATGACAGTCGTGGCACTACTTTTTTCATTCAT CATGGACCGACCGGCAGTCGAAGACTTTCTCtacaaagacaaagagcagTCCTCCAACTTGCTCCTGCAGCTCAACAGACTGAGACAGGAAAGAATCCTGACGGATGTGTTACTATGTTCAGATAACATTCAGATCCCATGTCACCGTAATGTGCTGGTCTGCAGCAGTCCATACTTCAGAGCCATGTTCTGCAACAACTTCATAGAGAGACAGCAGACGAAGATCAACTTAAAGGGCATCACATCAGCAATTCTCAGCGGCATCATTGACTATGTTTACACTGGAGTCATCAGTATCAGCATGGAAATCGTGCTGCCTCTGATGCAGGCAGCATCCATGTTGCAATATGGCCGCCTTTTTGAGGCCTGCTCAAGTTTTCTTCAGGGGCAGCTGAACCCAGACAACTGTTTAAGCATGATAAGACTCTCTGAGATCATGAATTGTAACACTTTGAGAGACAAAGCAAAGGAGATAGCCATGAAGAGTTTCTCAGATGTGTCAGCATCTGAGGATCTGTGTGAGCTCTCCTTACCAGAGCTCATGGGTTACCTGGAGGATGACAGACTTTGTGCAGAGGAGGAACAGGTTTTTGAGACTCTTGTTGCTTGGATCCATCATGATCCTTTATCCAGGCGTGGCGCCATTAGCGACCTTTTCAAGAAGGTTCGTCTCCGATACATCCACCCAACCTACCTCTTCCAATTCATAGCCAATGACCCTCTCATCCAGTCCTCCACCCTCTGCACCGAACTCATCGAATGTGTGAGACGCCTCATGTTTTCTGTCAGCATAAAATGCAACGACAACACAGCAGTAGACTTCAAACCTCTATGGATTGCGCCCAGGCGTTACACATGCCATGACAcgctggtggtggtgggagggAGAAAGAACAACGAGCAGACATCAAGGGAGGCCCTAGTCTTTGATGACAGCAGTCAGAAGTGGCAGTGGCTGGCCAAGCTGCCCATTCGTCTTTACAAAGCTTCCTATGTCGCCCTTCATAGCGTCTTGTATGTTATCGGAGGCCtgaccacaaacacaaagtacagaCAAATCAGCACAACTGTCTACACACTCTCCCTCAAGACCAACCAGTGGAGGACGGCAGAGCCAATGCTTGAGCCACGTTTTGGCCACCAAAGTGTCACCTACCTTCACTTCATCTTTGTCCTGGGTGGCTTGGTGCCTGACAAACGTGTAACAGACAGTGTGGAGAG GTACAACAGTATGTTTAACCAGTGGGAGACCATGGCACCAATGCCCGAAGCTGTTCTGCACCCAGCAGTGGCTGCTACTAACCAGAGGATCTATGTGTTTGGAGGAGAGGACACCATGCACAGCCCTGTTAGATTAATACAG GTTTATCACATCACTAGGAACATGTGGTCTAAGATAGAGAACAGAACGGTGAAGAATGTGTCTGCACCAGCTGCTACTGTGGATGACAAAATCTACATTATTGGAG GATATACCAGGAGAGTGATCGCATACGACACCAAAGCCAACCGGTTCGTCAAATGTGCCAACCTGAAGGAAAGGAGGATGCACCACTCTGCCACCGTTCTTAATAACAAACTCTACATTACGGGAGGCCGTTACATCAATGGCCATGATGTCATCGAGGACTCTGACAATTTTGAGTGCTATGACCCAGAGACTGACAGTTGGACATCTAAAGGACCTCTGCCATATAAACTGTTTGACCACGGCTCCTTGACTATGACATGTGTCTCACAGACATGGATGAAATCATAG
- the prelid3a gene encoding PRELI domain containing protein 3A isoform X1, which translates to MKIWSTEHVFSYPWDTVIKAAMRKYPNPMNPNVIGVDVLERNLDAEGRLHSHRLLSTEWGLPAIVRAILGTNHTQTYVKEHSIVDPDEKKMELCSTNITLTNLISVDERLVYRPHPDNPEVTILTQEAIITVKGVSLCSYLEGMMARRMSANARKVCSSTVTNTFWLHPCKPQHLWIL; encoded by the exons ATGAAGATTTGGAGCACCGAACATGTTTTCAG TTACCCATGGGACACAGTGATCAAGGCCGCCATGAGAAAGTACCCCAACCCCATGAACCCCAACGTCATCGGGGTGGACGTGCTGGAGCGCAACCTGGATGCTGAGGGACGGCTGCACAGCCACAGACTTCTCAGCACAGAGTGGGGCCTGCCAGCCATTGTCCGAGCG ATACTGGGGACCAACCACACACAGACGTATGTGAAGGAACATTCCATAGTCGACCCAGACGAGAAAAAGATGGAGCTGTGCTCAACGAAT attaCTCTTACCAACCTTATATCTGTGGATGAGAGGCTTGTTTATAGACCACACCCTGACAACCCTGAGGT CACCATCTTGACACAGGAAGCCATTATTACAGTCAAGGGAGTGAGTCTGTGCAGTTACCTGGAGGGAATGATGGCCAGGAGAATGTCCGCTAATGCCAggaag GTCTGCAGTTCTACAGTGACAAATACTTTCTGGCTACACCCTTGTAAACCACAGCATCTCTGGATCCTCTGA
- the LOC137130961 gene encoding kelch-like protein 38 isoform X2, whose amino-acid sequence MDRPAVEDFLYKDKEQSSNLLLQLNRLRQERILTDVLLCSDNIQIPCHRNVLVCSSPYFRAMFCNNFIERQQTKINLKGITSAILSGIIDYVYTGVISISMEIVLPLMQAASMLQYGRLFEACSSFLQGQLNPDNCLSMIRLSEIMNCNTLRDKAKEIAMKSFSDVSASEDLCELSLPELMGYLEDDRLCAEEEQVFETLVAWIHHDPLSRRGAISDLFKKVRLRYIHPTYLFQFIANDPLIQSSTLCTELIECVRRLMFSVSIKCNDNTAVDFKPLWIAPRRYTCHDTLVVVGGRKNNEQTSREALVFDDSSQKWQWLAKLPIRLYKASYVALHSVLYVIGGLTTNTKYRQISTTVYTLSLKTNQWRTAEPMLEPRFGHQSVTYLHFIFVLGGLVPDKRVTDSVERYNSMFNQWETMAPMPEAVLHPAVAATNQRIYVFGGEDTMHSPVRLIQVYHITRNMWSKIENRTVKNVSAPAATVDDKIYIIGGYTRRVIAYDTKANRFVKCANLKERRMHHSATVLNNKLYITGGRYINGHDVIEDSDNFECYDPETDSWTSKGPLPYKLFDHGSLTMTCVSQTWMKS is encoded by the exons ATGGACCGACCGGCAGTCGAAGACTTTCTCtacaaagacaaagagcagTCCTCCAACTTGCTCCTGCAGCTCAACAGACTGAGACAGGAAAGAATCCTGACGGATGTGTTACTATGTTCAGATAACATTCAGATCCCATGTCACCGTAATGTGCTGGTCTGCAGCAGTCCATACTTCAGAGCCATGTTCTGCAACAACTTCATAGAGAGACAGCAGACGAAGATCAACTTAAAGGGCATCACATCAGCAATTCTCAGCGGCATCATTGACTATGTTTACACTGGAGTCATCAGTATCAGCATGGAAATCGTGCTGCCTCTGATGCAGGCAGCATCCATGTTGCAATATGGCCGCCTTTTTGAGGCCTGCTCAAGTTTTCTTCAGGGGCAGCTGAACCCAGACAACTGTTTAAGCATGATAAGACTCTCTGAGATCATGAATTGTAACACTTTGAGAGACAAAGCAAAGGAGATAGCCATGAAGAGTTTCTCAGATGTGTCAGCATCTGAGGATCTGTGTGAGCTCTCCTTACCAGAGCTCATGGGTTACCTGGAGGATGACAGACTTTGTGCAGAGGAGGAACAGGTTTTTGAGACTCTTGTTGCTTGGATCCATCATGATCCTTTATCCAGGCGTGGCGCCATTAGCGACCTTTTCAAGAAGGTTCGTCTCCGATACATCCACCCAACCTACCTCTTCCAATTCATAGCCAATGACCCTCTCATCCAGTCCTCCACCCTCTGCACCGAACTCATCGAATGTGTGAGACGCCTCATGTTTTCTGTCAGCATAAAATGCAACGACAACACAGCAGTAGACTTCAAACCTCTATGGATTGCGCCCAGGCGTTACACATGCCATGACAcgctggtggtggtgggagggAGAAAGAACAACGAGCAGACATCAAGGGAGGCCCTAGTCTTTGATGACAGCAGTCAGAAGTGGCAGTGGCTGGCCAAGCTGCCCATTCGTCTTTACAAAGCTTCCTATGTCGCCCTTCATAGCGTCTTGTATGTTATCGGAGGCCtgaccacaaacacaaagtacagaCAAATCAGCACAACTGTCTACACACTCTCCCTCAAGACCAACCAGTGGAGGACGGCAGAGCCAATGCTTGAGCCACGTTTTGGCCACCAAAGTGTCACCTACCTTCACTTCATCTTTGTCCTGGGTGGCTTGGTGCCTGACAAACGTGTAACAGACAGTGTGGAGAG GTACAACAGTATGTTTAACCAGTGGGAGACCATGGCACCAATGCCCGAAGCTGTTCTGCACCCAGCAGTGGCTGCTACTAACCAGAGGATCTATGTGTTTGGAGGAGAGGACACCATGCACAGCCCTGTTAGATTAATACAG GTTTATCACATCACTAGGAACATGTGGTCTAAGATAGAGAACAGAACGGTGAAGAATGTGTCTGCACCAGCTGCTACTGTGGATGACAAAATCTACATTATTGGAG GATATACCAGGAGAGTGATCGCATACGACACCAAAGCCAACCGGTTCGTCAAATGTGCCAACCTGAAGGAAAGGAGGATGCACCACTCTGCCACCGTTCTTAATAACAAACTCTACATTACGGGAGGCCGTTACATCAATGGCCATGATGTCATCGAGGACTCTGACAATTTTGAGTGCTATGACCCAGAGACTGACAGTTGGACATCTAAAGGACCTCTGCCATATAAACTGTTTGACCACGGCTCCTTGACTATGACATGTGTCTCACAGACATGGATGAAATCATAG
- the prelid3a gene encoding PRELI domain containing protein 3A isoform X2: MKIWSTEHVFSYPWDTVIKAAMRKYPNPMNPNVIGVDVLERNLDAEGRLHSHRLLSTEWGLPAIVRAILGTNHTQTYVKEHSIVDPDEKKMELCSTNITLTNLISVDERLVYRPHPDNPEVTILTQEAIITVKGVSLCSYLEGMMARRMSANARKGWDAIEWIIQNSERERTSL, from the exons ATGAAGATTTGGAGCACCGAACATGTTTTCAG TTACCCATGGGACACAGTGATCAAGGCCGCCATGAGAAAGTACCCCAACCCCATGAACCCCAACGTCATCGGGGTGGACGTGCTGGAGCGCAACCTGGATGCTGAGGGACGGCTGCACAGCCACAGACTTCTCAGCACAGAGTGGGGCCTGCCAGCCATTGTCCGAGCG ATACTGGGGACCAACCACACACAGACGTATGTGAAGGAACATTCCATAGTCGACCCAGACGAGAAAAAGATGGAGCTGTGCTCAACGAAT attaCTCTTACCAACCTTATATCTGTGGATGAGAGGCTTGTTTATAGACCACACCCTGACAACCCTGAGGT CACCATCTTGACACAGGAAGCCATTATTACAGTCAAGGGAGTGAGTCTGTGCAGTTACCTGGAGGGAATGATGGCCAGGAGAATGTCCGCTAATGCCAggaag GGATGGGATGCTATTGAGTGGATTATTCAGAACTCTGAAAGAGAACGTACCTCTCTGTGA
- the fbxo32 gene encoding F-box only protein 32 — protein MPFLGQDWRSPGQNWVKTEEGWKKTTTDEKNNNVSVESFCKAEQEECFNKENLLLSLSYDMAAKKRKKDLMNNNTKVPYFHREKWIYVHKGSTKERHGYCTLGEAFNRLDFCSAIKETRRFNYVVRLLELIAKSKLPSLSGVAQKNYMNILERVVQKVLDDQQNVRPIKELLQTLYVSLCGLVQDMGKSVLVGNINIWVHRMENILQWQQQLDNIQINRPSSTGMTLTDLPSSLQLNIMQCLSDGRDLVSLGQVCPELGALTEDRLLWKRLCQYHFTERQIRKRLMVSDKGHLEWKKMYFKLSRCYPHREQYSDTLHFCTHCHILFWKDTNHPCTANNPESCTMSLSPQDFINLFNF, from the exons ATGCCGTTCCTCGGACAGGACTGGAGGTCACCGGGTCAGAATTGGGTGAAAACGGAAGAGGGGTGGAAAAAGACTACAACAGAcgagaaaaacaacaatgtctCCGTGGAGAG TTTTTGCAAAGCTGAGCAGGAGGAGTGCTTCAATAAGGAGAACCTGCTGCTCTCTCTCAGCTACGACATGGCTGccaagaagaggaaaaaagactTGATGAACAACAACACCAAGGTCCCCT ATTTCCACAGGGAGAAGTGGATTTATGTTCATAAAGGAAGCACCAAGGAG CGCCACGGATATTGTACACTGGGAGAGGCCTTCAACCGCTTAGATTTCTGCAGCGCCATCAAGGAGACCAGGAGATTTAATTACGTCGTCAGA CTCCTGGAACTTATCGCCAAGTCCAAGCTTCCCTCGCTCAGTGGAGTAGCGCAGAAAAACTACATGAATATTCTGGAAAGAGTGGTACAGAAGG tccttGATGACCAACAGAATGTCCGTCCTATCAAGGAGCTGCTGCAGACGCTGTACGTCTCCCTGTGTGGTCTTGTTCAGGACATGGGCAAGTCCGTCCTGGTCGGGAACATCAACATTTGGGTGCACCGCATGGAGAACATCCTACAATGGCAGCAGCAGTTGGACAACATCCAGATCAACAGA CCCTCTTCCACGGGTATGACTCTGACCGACTTGCCTTCCAGCCTTCAGCTCAACATTATGCAGTGCCTGTCAGATGGCAGGGACCTGGTCAGCCTGGGCCAGGTGTGTCCCGAGTTGGGGGCCCTCACTGAAGACCGGCTGCTGTGGAAGAGACTCTGCCAGTACCACTTCACAGAAAGACAG ATTCGAAAGCGCTTGATGGTGTCAGATAAAGGTCACCTGGAGTGGAAGAAGATGTACTTTAAGCTGAGCCGCTGCTATCCTCACAGAGAGCAATACAGTGACACCCTGCACTTCTGCACACACTGCCACATCCTTTTCTGGAAG gACACAAACCATCCCTGCACAGCCAACAACCCAGAAAGTTGCACCATGTCCCTTTCCCCTCAAGACTTTATCAACCTTTTCAACTTTTGA